From the genome of Vigna angularis cultivar LongXiaoDou No.4 chromosome 11, ASM1680809v1, whole genome shotgun sequence, one region includes:
- the LOC108333632 gene encoding immune-associated nucleotide-binding protein 9 — protein MEQNSLFNEEKTLVLVGRTGNGKSATGNTILGKNVFKSGTRSSSMSRICELQKSTRKDGTTINIINTPGLFDGSDSVGKEIIKSIDLAKDGIHAILVVFSVRTRFSEEEQATLRVLKTLFGHKIIDYLIIVFTGGDELEYNEETLDDYLGQGCPQPLKDILLQCDNRKVLFNNKTKDETKQLQQVQELINLVNKVISKNNGQPYTNKTFIKSQEGSKLKEETANLLEKLEEERVERLKIEKKSKSTSASSNDEAKNMKHNHESLNPRPPILQQLWSVCKIPFSKIFKF, from the exons ATGGAACAAAATTCCTTATTTAATGAAGAGAAGACGTTAGTTTTAGTTGGAAGAACAGGAAATGGTAAAAGTGCTACTGGAAATACTATTCTGGGAAAAAATGTCTTTAAATCTGGAACACGTTCTTCTAGTATGTCACGTATTTGTGAATTACAAAAAAGTACCAGAAAAGATGGAacaactattaatattattaatactcCAG GATTATTCGATGGAAGTGACTCAGTTGGAAAGGAAATAATCAAAAGTATTGATCTAGCTAAAGACGGAATTCATGCAATTCTTGTGGTATTCTCTGTTAGAACACGCTTTTCTGAAGAGGAACAAGCTACTTTACGTGTCTTGAAAACTTTGTTTGGACACAAAATTATTGATTACCTGATTATAGTCTTCACGGGAGGTGACGAACTTGAATATAATGAAGAAACATTAGATGATTATTTAGGTCAAGGATGTCCACAACCTCTTAAG GATATTTTGCTCCAATGTGACAATCGTAAAGTACTCTTTAATAATAAGACTAAGGATGAAACAAAGCAACTTCAACAAGTTCAAGAACTTATCAATCTTGTTAACAAGGTTATATCTAAGAACAATGGACAACCATATACAAATAAGACATTTATAAAATCACAG GAAGGATcaaaattgaaagaagaaaCTGCAAACCTTTTAGAAAAGTTGGaagaagaaagagttgaaagacttaagattgaaaaaaaatcgAAGTCAACATCAGCTTCATCGAATGATGAAGCTAAAAATATGAAGCATAATCATGAGTCACTAAATCCAAGACCACCTATACTTCAACAACTATGGTCTGTGTGTAAAATTCccttttctaaaattttcaaattttag